The genomic region ACGGTGGGGATCCTGCTGCAGGAGCCGCCGCTGACCGAGGGCAAGACGGTGCTGGAGAATGTCGAGGAAGGGGTCGGCGACACCAAGCAGAAGCTCGACCGCTTCAACGAGATCTCCGCCGAGCTGGCCGATCCGGACGCGGACTACGACACCCTGCTGGCCGAGATGGGTGACCTGCAGACCGAGCTCGACCACCGCAACGCATGGGACGTCGACGCCCAGCTGGAGCAAGCGATGGATGCGCTTCGCTGCCCGCCGGCCGACGCCATCGTCGACAACCTGTCCGGCGGTGAGCGCCGCCGGGTCGCGCTGTGCAAGCTGCTGCTGCAGCAGCCCGACCTGCTGCTGCTCGACGAGCCCACCAACCACCTGGACGCCGAGTCGGTGCTCTGGCTGGAGCAGCACCTGCAGAAGTACCCGGGCGCCGTCCTGGCGATCACTCACGACCGGTACTTCCTGGACAACGTCGCCGAGTGGATCCTGGAAATGGACCGCGGCAAGACCTACGGGTACGAGGGCAACTACTCGAAGTACCTGGAGACCAAGCAGGAGCGGCTGGTCGTCGAGGGACGCAAGGACGCCAAGCGGCAGAAGATCCTGGAGCGCGAGCTCGAGTGGGTCCGGTCGAACGCGAAGGGCCGGCAGTCGAAGAGCAAGGCCCGGCTCGCGCGCTACGAGGAACTCGCGGCCGAGGCCGAGCGGGCCAAGAAGCTCGACGTCGACGAGATCAACATCCCGCCGGGTCCGCGCCTGGGCAGCACGGTGCTCGAGGTCAGCAAGCTGGTCAAGGGCTTCGGCGACCGCAAGCTGATCGACGGGCTGAGCTTCTCGCTGCCCCGGGCCGGCATCATCGGCGTGGTCGGCCCGAACGGCGTCGGCAAGTCGACGCTGTTCCGGATGATCGTCGGCGAGGAGATCCCGGACCAGGGCACGCTGCGCCTGGGCGACACGGTCCGCATCTCGTACGTCGACCAGTCCCGCGGCGGGCTCGACCCGCAGAAGACGGTCTGGCAGCAGGTGTCCGACGAGCTCGACTACATCAAGGTCGCGAACTTCGAGATGCCGAGCCGCGCGTACGTGGCGTCGTTCGGGTTCAAGGGCCCGGACCAGCAGAAGCCGACCGGGGTGCTGTCCGGCGGTGAGCGCAACCGGCTGAACCTGGCCCTGACGCTGAAGATGGGCGGCAACCTGCTGCTGCTCGACGAGCCGACCAACGACCTGGACGTCGAGACGCTGCAGTCGCTCGAGGATGCGCTGCTGGACTTCCCGGGCTGCGCTGTGGTGATCTCCCACGACCGGTGGTTCCTGGACCGCGTGGCGACCCACATCCTGGCCTGGGAGGGCACGGACGAGGACCCGGCGAAGTGGTTCTGGTTCGAGGGCAACTTCGCGTCCTACGAGGCGAACAAGATCGAGCGGCTCGGCGCCGAGGCCGCGCGCCCGCACCGGGTCACCCACCGGAAGCTCACCCGCGACTGACTCTCTCCGCGCACTCGGGCCCGCTCCAGCGATCGCTGGAGCGGGCCTGTCGCTTTCTGCGGGGCGGATCCGGCAACGAATGCGGTGTGGAGCTGCCGATGCGACCGCCGGGCGGGCAGTCGCCTGGTGACGGGGCCCGACGCCCGGTCTCCGGCCAGGTCACGAGGTCGCGGGGGCGCGGGGTCGCGAGGGTGCCGGGGGTGTGGGGTTGCAGGGCTGCGGGGTCGTGGGGTCGCCGGGCCGCGAGGGTGCCGGGGGTGTGGGGTTGCAGGGCCGCGGGGTCGCCGGGCGCGGGGTTTACGCGGGTAGGAGTTCGGAGGATTGGCGGCGGTACTGGCCGGGGGCTACGCCGTACTCGCGTTTGAAGGCTTTGGCGAGGGCGAACTCGGTGGCGTAGCCGGTGCGGGTGGCGATGGTGCGCAGGGGGTCGTCGGAGTCGCGGAGGCGGCGGGCGGCCAGCGTCATGCGCCACCAGGTCAGGTAGGCGAGCGGGGACCGGCCGACTGCTCCGGCAAAGCGTTTGGCGAAGGTGGCGCGGGACAGGCCGGACAGGGCGGCGAGCTCGGAGACTGTCCAGGGGTGTTCTGGTCGGGCGTGGATGCCGTGCAGTGCTGCGGTCAGTGCCGGGTCGCCGAGTACGCTGGCCCAGCCCGCGGGGGATGCGCTGCCAGCTACGTCGGGGCGCGCGGATCGCGCGACCTGTTCGTCGAACCAGCCGCGCAGGACGAAGAGCAGCAACATGTCCACCAGGCCCGACAGGATCGCGGAGGTGCCTGCGCGTGGTTCGCTGAGTTCGGCGCCCAGCAGGTCGACCGCCGCACGCAGCGACGCGTGCTGCCCGAGCCGGAGGGGCAGGTGGACGACCTCCGGCAGTTCATCGAGCAGCGGGTGACTGCTGGCCCGATCGAAGTAGTACGCCGCACACAGCAGCCGGGTCGTCGTCCCCGTCCCGTCGAGCGTCATCTCCTCGACCACGGCGGCGTCGTCCGCGTCCACCTGGAAGTCGACCAGCGGGCTGCCCGGGCGATCGGCCAGCGCGTAGCCGGTGCCGTGCGGCACGAAAACCACGTCGCCCACGGCCAACTGGATCGGCTCACCCCGCGCAGGGATCAGCCAGCAGGAGCCCTCGAGCAGCACGTGACAGCCGGCGCTGTCGCTCGGCGGGAAGCGGATCCCCCAGGGCGCCTCCGCCTGGGTCCGCGCCGCATGCGGTCGTCCGGTCCGCAGAGCGGCCAGTACATCGCTGAGTACGTCCATCCCGTCAAGTCTAGGTGTCAGACGACTGGATATGGTTTGGAGCGCGATGGCCATGTCTCGTCGAAGTCCGCGCTCTTAGGGTCGAGGCAACACCATCCCTTGGAGGACCACATGTCGTTGTCTGTTGTTGTCGGTGCCGGCGGTACCGGCCGCGCCCTCGCTCGGCTGCTCGCGGAGGAGGGCGAGCGAGTCCGCCTCGTCACCCGCAGCGGCTCCGGCCCACGCCACCCCGGCATCGAACCAGTAGCCGCCGACGCCACCGATGCCGACCGGCTCGGCCGCCTGACCGAAGGTGCTCTCACGCTCTACAACTGTGCGATGCCGGCGTACGACCGGTGGCCGACCGACTGGCCACCGCTCGCCGGCGCAATGCTCGCGGCGGCCGAGCGGACCGGCGCCGACTACGTCATGCTCGGTAACACCTATGCGTACGGCCCGGTCAGTGGACCGATCACCGAGGACCTGCCTTCGGCGCCGACCACGGTGAAGGGGCGGGTGCGCGCACAGCTGTGGGCCGACGCCCTGGAAGCACATCAGGCCGGGCGCGTCCGGGTCACCGATGTCCGCGCCTGCGACTTCCTCGGTGTGGACACGCTGTCGGTCTACAACCTCGTCGTCCTGCCGCACCTGCTGGCCGGTACTCCGGCCGCGTACCCCGGTGACCTCGACGTCGAGCACAGCTGGACCTACATCGACGATGCGGCCCGCACGATGATCGCCGCAGCCCGGCACGACGCGGCCTGGGGCAATGTCTGGCATGTGCCGTCGACGTCGACGCTGCCGGTTCGCGCTCTCACCGCGCGACTGGCTGCGCTGGCGGGAGCTCCGGGGCCGCAGCTGACCGCGATGCCGCTGGAGGAGTTGGTCCGGGTCGGCGAGCGGGACTCGATCATGGCGGAACTGGTCGAGATGCAGTATCTCGACCGCGAACCGCACGTGCTCGACTCTGCCCACACCGAGGCCGTTCTCGGAGTCACCGCGACGCCGCTCGACGAAGTGCTGAAGGAGACGATCGACGCGCTGCCGGCCTGACCGGTCAGGGTCAGCGTTGCCCGATGTGCTCGGAGACGGCGTCGAAAACCCGGCCGACGGCGGCAAAGTCCTCAGGGCTGACGAGGTCGACCAGGTTCTCCCGCACGCCTTCGACGTGGAAGGGGGCCGCTTGCTCGAGCAGGGCGAAGCCGGCGTCGGTCAGCTCGGCCCACACGCCGCGCTTGTCGCTCGTGCAGGACGTACGCCGGACCAGGTCGGCTGCCTCCAGGCGGCCGACGGTGTGGGTGAGCCGGGAGCGGCTCTGGTGCAGCCGGTCGGCGAGCTCCGCCATCCGCAGCCGGCGGTCGGGCGCCTCGGACAGCCGGACCAGGATCTCGTAGTCGTTGATCCCCAGGCCGAACTGACGCAGGTCGTCGTCGAGCTTGGCCATCAGGCGCGCAGTGCCCAGCAGGTACGCGCGCCACGCCACCTGCTGCTCGGAGTCCAGCCACCGGGTGCCAGTCGTCATCGTCACCGGACCAGTGTAGCGGGAATGTAGTTGACATTTAAACCGTTCACTACTAGCGTCAGGGTCATCAGTTGAAACTTGAACTACCGGTTCGAGCCGGACGGCGTGACCTCCTCCCGTACTTCCCGAAAGGACCCCCCGATGAGCGACACCGCTACCACGACCGCGACCAGCACCATCCCCGGCCTGGTGGCCGGCACCTACGCGCTGGACACGGCCCACACCGAGATCGGCTTCACCGTTCGGCACCTGATGACCAAGGTCCGCGGCACCTTCAAGGAGTTCGCCGGCGAGATCGTCGTCAAGGACTCCCTCGAGGAGTCGACCGCGGCCGTCACGGTCGAGCTCTCCTCGGTCGACACCCGCAGCGAGCAGCGTGACGGCCACCTGCGCTCCGGTGACTTCTTCGACGTGGAGAAGAGCCCGAAGATGACCTTCGCCAGCACCGCGCTGCGCCCGAACGGCGACGACTACACGCTGGTCGGCGAGCTGACCATCAAGGACGTGACCCGGCCGATCGAGTTCGCCGTCGACTTCCTCGGCGTCGACCAGAACGCCTACGGCCAGACGATCATCGGCTTCGAGGCGACCGCGTCGATCAGCCGCAAGGACTGGGGCATCGACTTCAACGTCCCGCTGGAGGGTGGCAAGCTGCTCGTCGGCGACAAGGTGGACATCCACCTGGACGTCCAGGCGGCGCTGCAGGCCTGACCCGTCCTCCGAAAGGCCCCGGCCCCTCGTGCGAGGGAACCGGGGCCTTCGGTGTTTCCGGGCTCGGTCAGGCCTGGACCATGCGCAGCGCCAGGTCGCCGTACAGGGTGCCGAGATCCTCGGGTTTGGCGCGGTGCGGGGTGTACCAGCGGGCGACGTCGATCGACAGGGACAGAACGGCGAGCGTGGTGCCCGGCAGGTCCTCGACGGCGAACGAGCCGTCGTCGACGCCGTCGGCGAGCACCTGCTCGAGCTGCGCGGAGATCGCGCGGCGGATGGCCGCCACCTCGGCGAGGTGCTCGGGAGTGAGGGCGGCGAGCTCGTACTGCACCACCCGCGCGATCGTGTGGTGCTCGGCGTGCCAGGCCGTGAACGCCGACACCATCGCCCGCAACCGCTCCGCCGGAGACCGGTCGGCGGTCACGGATGCGCTGGAAGAACTCTCCGGCGCGGCATCGCCTGGGATGTCGTCCGGGGCTGGGTCGCCGGCGTCGCGGAGTACTTCCAAGGCGGCTCGGTGGCCGTACAGGCTGATCTCGAAGAGCAGCCGTTCCTTCGACGGGTAGTGCACGTAGAGCGCGGCGGGGGACATGCCGGCCCGGGAGGCGATGTCGCGGGTGGTGGTGGCCTGGAAGCCGCGCTCGGCGAAGGCGTCGATGGCGCCGGTCAGCAGCCGGCGGGCGGCGGCCGGCTGGACGTGCTCCCAGACGAGGGGACTGGTGACTGCGGACACGTTGACACTCTGCCGTGGATTCGCGAAGCTAAGCAAGCGCTTAGCCCTGCGTCTCACGCCTTGCAACGTCGTCAATCTCGGGAGGCCCAGCGATGGACCGCATCATCTTCGGCGAGGACCACCACGCCTTCCGGGCCAGTGCGAAGCAGTACTGCGACCGCTCGCTGGTTCCGCGGATGGAGCAGTTCCTCGAGCAGAGGACGATCGACCGGGCCGCCTGGCTGGAAGCCGGCAAGCAGGGTTTTCTGGGGCTCGACGTGCCCGAGCAGTACGGCGGGTCCAGCGTCGGCGACTACCGGTTCAACGCGGTGTTCGCCGAGGAGCTGTCGAAGATCTCCGCCTCGCTGTCGAGCTGCTTCGGCATCCACTACGACTGCGCCGCGCCGTACCTGGTCGATCTCGGGACCGAGGAGCAGAAGCAGCGCTGGCTGCCGAAGTTCTGCTCCGGCGAGCTGATCGCCGCGATCGGCATGACCGAGCCGTCGGGCGGGTCCGACCTGGCCGGGCTGAGGACCAGCGCGAAGAAGGTCGACGGCGGCTGGGTGCTGAACGGCTCGAAGACCTTCATCACCAACGGCGACATGGCCGACCTGACCATCACCGCCGTGCGGACCGATCCGAGCAAGGGCGCCAAGGGCATCACGCTGTTCGCCGTCGAGCAGGGCATGCACGGGTTCGCCCGCGGCCGCAAGCTGGACAAGGTCGGCCAGACCGAGTCCGGCACGTCGGAGCTGTTCTTCGAGGACGTCTTCGTGCCGGAGGAGAACGTGCTCGGCGAGGTGGACCGCGGCTTCATCCACATGATGGAGCGGCTGGCCCAGGAGCGCGTCGGCGCCGCGGTGTCGAACATCGCGCACGCCACCCAGATCCTCGCCGAGACGATCGAGTACGTGAAGCAGCGCAAGGCGTTCGGCCAGCCGGTCGGCTCGTTCCAGTACAACAAGTTCCTGATCGCCGAGCTGGTCACCAAGGCCGAGGTGACCCAGGCGTACGTCGACAACGCGATCGTCGCGCACGACGAGGACCGGCTGACCGCCGTCGACGCGGCCAAGGCCAAGTGGTGGAGCGCCCAGGTGCAGAACGAGATCCTGGACGCCTGCGTCCAGCTGCACGGCGGCTACGGCTACATGAACGAGTACCGGGTGGCCCGCGCCTGGCGCGACGCCCGGGTGACCAAGATCTGGGCCGGCTCGAACGAGATCATGAAGGAACTCATCGGCCGCGACCTCGGCCTGTAGGAAGGACCCCTCATGCCCGAAGCAGTCATCGTCTCCACCGCGCGGTCGCCGATCGGCCGGGCCCACAAGGGGTCGCTGAAGGACCTCCGGCCGGACGACCTGGCCGTGCAGGTGATCAAGGCCGCGGTCGACCAGGCCGGCCTGACCGGCGACCAGATCGAGGACCTGATGCTGGGCTGCGCCGAGCCGCACGACGAGCACGGCGGCAACATGGCCCGCCGGGTCGCGATCCAGCTCGGCTGGGACAACACCCCGGCCACCACGATCAACCGGTTCTGCGCCTCGTCCACCCAGACCGCCCGGATGGCGTACCACGCGATCAAGTCCGGTGAGGGCGACGTCTTCGTCAGCGCCGGCGTCGAGTGCGTCTCGCGGTACAAGAACTTCGGCTCGGCCGGCGTCGGTGACCCGAGCTCGTTCAACCCGGTGTTCGCCGACGCGGTGCAGCGGACCGAGAAGTACGCCGAGACCAACGACACCTGGCACGACCCGCGCGAGGACGGGCTGATCCCCGACATCTACATCTCGATGGGGCAGACCGCCGAGAACGTCGCCACCCTGCGCGGCATCAGCCGGGCCGACCAGGACGCGTTCGGCGTGCGCTCGCAGAACCTGGCCGAGCAGTCGATCACCAACGGCTTCTTCGAGCGCGAGATCACGCCGGTGACGCTGCCGGACGGCACGGTGGTCAGCAAGGACGACGGGCCGCGGGCCGGGACGACGCTGGAGAAGGTCAGTCAGCTGCAGCCGGTGTTCCGCCCCGACGGCACGGTCACGGCCGGCAACTGCTGCCCGCTGAACGACGGTGCCGCGGCCGTGGTGATCATGAGCGACACCAAGGCGCGGGAGCTCGGCCTCACCCCGCTGGCGCGGATCGTCTCCACCGGGGTGAGCGGGTTGTCCCCGGAGATCATGGGTCTCGGCCCGGTCGAGGCGTCGAAGCAGGCGCTGGCGCGGGCCGGGATGAGCATCGGCGACATCGACCTGGTCGAGATCAACGAGGCGTTCGCGGTGCAGGTGATCGGCTCGGCCCGCGAGCTGGGCATCGACGAGGACCGGCTGAACGTGCACGGCGGCGCGATCGCGCTCGGCCACCCGTTCGGCTCGACCGGTGCGCGGATCATGACGACGCTGGTGAACGGGCTGCAGTTCGAGGACAAGCAGTTCGGCCTGGAGACGATGTGCGTCGGCGGCGGTCAGGGCATGGCCGTCATCCTGGAGCGCCTGAGCTGATGGACATGGGCCGGCTGAATTTGCTCCCGGCGGGTTCGTGGTGATGGCGATGAAGGGCCGGACGGCGATCGTCACCGGGGCGTCCCGCGGAATCGGGCTGGCGGTCGCCCAGCGGCTGGTCGCCGACGGCGCGCGGGTGGTGATCACCGGGCGGACGCAGGAGACCCTGGACCAGGCGGTCGAGGCGCTCGGCGGCGAGCAGAACGCGCTGGCCGTCGCGGGCAAGGCGGCCGACCCGGAGCACCGGGCACAGGTGGTCGAGGCCGCGCTCACGACGTACGGGTCGATCGATCTGCTGGTGAACAACACCGGCATCAACCCGATCTACGGGTCGCTGCTGGACGTCGACAGCGCGGTGGCGGCCAAGATGGTCGACACCAACGTGCTGGCGACGATCGCCTGGGTGAAGGCCTGCCGCGACGCCTGGATGGGCGAGCACGGGGGCGCCGTGGTCAACCTGTCCTCGGTCGCCGGCCTGGCGCCGTCGCCCGGCATCGGCTGGTACGGCGCGACCAAGGCGATGCTGTCGCGGGTCACGATGGAGCTCGCGGTCGAGCTGGCGCCGGCGATCCGGATCAACGCGGTCGCGCCGGCGGTGGTGAAGACGAAGTTCGCCGGCGCGCTGTACGAGGGCCGCGAGCACGACGTCGCCGCGAGCTACCCGCTGCAGCGGCTCGGCCGGCCCGAGGACGTCGGATCGCTGGTCTGGTTCCTGCTGTCCGACGAGGCGTCCTGGATCACCGGCCAGACCGTCACCATCGACGGCGGCCTGACCCTGAACGGCGGCATCGTCCAGTAGGACCGGCCACAGCCCGGGTCAGCTCTGCGGCTGGCGCCGGATGGCGGTGAAGGTTTGGCGGAGCGTGATGGTGCCGTCGGCCGACTCGTCCTCGTTGCGCCAGTGGAAGCCGGTGGGGGTGATGCCGGTGAACATCCAGCGGGTCCGGTGGGCGGTGGGCTCGCGGGCCTCCAGGGTGATCCAGTCCTCGCCGGAGCGGCCGATGAACGTCATCACGAACGCGTGCTTCGGGCCCATCCAGGTCGAGCGGAAGCCGCCGAGCTCCGGGTCGTAGAGCCGGATCGACAGCCCCCACTCGCCGTCCCCGTCGACCGGCCGGCGGGCCCGACTCGGGGTGATCCAGATGTCGGCCACCGCCCGGCCGTCGAGTGCCCAGCCGAAGTGCCACTCGCCCTCGGTCTGCCGGACCACCGCGCCGGCTTCGTCGTACCAGCGCACGTCCAGGTCCCAGCTCCCGATCAGCGGAGCGAAGACCTGGAACGGCTCGGCGAACTCGGGCCTCGGCCCGTCGGCGACGAACAGGTCGGCCAGCATCGTCCGCGGATCAGCTGTCATGGGCGTGAGCATACTTCACCCCTGACAGTTGCGCGCGTGATTTCAGACCCGGCGGCCCATCCAGCCGGCCAGCCGGACGTACGGCGTGGCGTCGGCCGGCACCGGGACGACCGCGCCGAAGGGGATCGGCCCGCCGCGGGGATCGGCGGGGATGAACTGCTGCACCGTCGGCAGCACCGCTTCGGCCAGGGCCGGGTCGAGCAGGTCCTCGCGAGAGATCGCGGTCGCCAGGTCCCAGCTGTGCGTGGTGAGCTCCCCGGAGTACGCCGCGACGGCTCCGGCGCCGGGCACGGTTCCCCAGGGCAGGCGGCAGACGCGTGTGAGCAGGGTGTCGTCGGCGAGCGTGGCATCCGCCGCGGCCCGGTAGGTCTTCCAGTCCGCCGACCAGTCGTCGGTGCCGGTGGTGATCACCGGGATGTCGAGCGCATTGCCGCCCTGCAAGGCGTGGTCGATCCGGCGTACGACGCTGAGCAGGTGGCCGAGCAGGTCGCGGACGGCGTACTCGTCGCACGGGGTCGGCAGGTCGAGCTGCTCGGGCCGGACGGCGTCGATGATCCGGCCGACCTGGTCGAGGGCGAGTCCG from Kribbella flavida DSM 17836 harbors:
- a CDS encoding acetyl-CoA C-acetyltransferase; this translates as MPEAVIVSTARSPIGRAHKGSLKDLRPDDLAVQVIKAAVDQAGLTGDQIEDLMLGCAEPHDEHGGNMARRVAIQLGWDNTPATTINRFCASSTQTARMAYHAIKSGEGDVFVSAGVECVSRYKNFGSAGVGDPSSFNPVFADAVQRTEKYAETNDTWHDPREDGLIPDIYISMGQTAENVATLRGISRADQDAFGVRSQNLAEQSITNGFFEREITPVTLPDGTVVSKDDGPRAGTTLEKVSQLQPVFRPDGTVTAGNCCPLNDGAAAVVIMSDTKARELGLTPLARIVSTGVSGLSPEIMGLGPVEASKQALARAGMSIGDIDLVEINEAFAVQVIGSARELGIDEDRLNVHGGAIALGHPFGSTGARIMTTLVNGLQFEDKQFGLETMCVGGGQGMAVILERLS
- a CDS encoding acyl-CoA dehydrogenase family protein; translation: MDRIIFGEDHHAFRASAKQYCDRSLVPRMEQFLEQRTIDRAAWLEAGKQGFLGLDVPEQYGGSSVGDYRFNAVFAEELSKISASLSSCFGIHYDCAAPYLVDLGTEEQKQRWLPKFCSGELIAAIGMTEPSGGSDLAGLRTSAKKVDGGWVLNGSKTFITNGDMADLTITAVRTDPSKGAKGITLFAVEQGMHGFARGRKLDKVGQTESGTSELFFEDVFVPEENVLGEVDRGFIHMMERLAQERVGAAVSNIAHATQILAETIEYVKQRKAFGQPVGSFQYNKFLIAELVTKAEVTQAYVDNAIVAHDEDRLTAVDAAKAKWWSAQVQNEILDACVQLHGGYGYMNEYRVARAWRDARVTKIWAGSNEIMKELIGRDLGL
- a CDS encoding MarR family winged helix-turn-helix transcriptional regulator, coding for MTTGTRWLDSEQQVAWRAYLLGTARLMAKLDDDLRQFGLGINDYEILVRLSEAPDRRLRMAELADRLHQSRSRLTHTVGRLEAADLVRRTSCTSDKRGVWAELTDAGFALLEQAAPFHVEGVRENLVDLVSPEDFAAVGRVFDAVSEHIGQR
- a CDS encoding AraC family transcriptional regulator, which encodes MDVLSDVLAALRTGRPHAARTQAEAPWGIRFPPSDSAGCHVLLEGSCWLIPARGEPIQLAVGDVVFVPHGTGYALADRPGSPLVDFQVDADDAAVVEEMTLDGTGTTTRLLCAAYYFDRASSHPLLDELPEVVHLPLRLGQHASLRAAVDLLGAELSEPRAGTSAILSGLVDMLLLFVLRGWFDEQVARSARPDVAGSASPAGWASVLGDPALTAALHGIHARPEHPWTVSELAALSGLSRATFAKRFAGAVGRSPLAYLTWWRMTLAARRLRDSDDPLRTIATRTGYATEFALAKAFKREYGVAPGQYRRQSSELLPA
- a CDS encoding NAD-dependent epimerase/dehydratase family protein, which produces MSLSVVVGAGGTGRALARLLAEEGERVRLVTRSGSGPRHPGIEPVAADATDADRLGRLTEGALTLYNCAMPAYDRWPTDWPPLAGAMLAAAERTGADYVMLGNTYAYGPVSGPITEDLPSAPTTVKGRVRAQLWADALEAHQAGRVRVTDVRACDFLGVDTLSVYNLVVLPHLLAGTPAAYPGDLDVEHSWTYIDDAARTMIAAARHDAAWGNVWHVPSTSTLPVRALTARLAALAGAPGPQLTAMPLEELVRVGERDSIMAELVEMQYLDREPHVLDSAHTEAVLGVTATPLDEVLKETIDALPA
- a CDS encoding TIGR03086 family metal-binding protein; translation: MTDPRPTLGLALDQVGRIIDAVRPEQLDLPTPCDEYAVRDLLGHLLSVVRRIDHALQGGNALDIPVITTGTDDWSADWKTYRAAADATLADDTLLTRVCRLPWGTVPGAGAVAAYSGELTTHSWDLATAISREDLLDPALAEAVLPTVQQFIPADPRGGPIPFGAVVPVPADATPYVRLAGWMGRRV
- a CDS encoding TetR/AcrR family transcriptional regulator, which encodes MSAVTSPLVWEHVQPAAARRLLTGAIDAFAERGFQATTTRDIASRAGMSPAALYVHYPSKERLLFEISLYGHRAALEVLRDAGDPAPDDIPGDAAPESSSSASVTADRSPAERLRAMVSAFTAWHAEHHTIARVVQYELAALTPEHLAEVAAIRRAISAQLEQVLADGVDDGSFAVEDLPGTTLAVLSLSIDVARWYTPHRAKPEDLGTLYGDLALRMVQA
- a CDS encoding YceI family protein, yielding MSDTATTTATSTIPGLVAGTYALDTAHTEIGFTVRHLMTKVRGTFKEFAGEIVVKDSLEESTAAVTVELSSVDTRSEQRDGHLRSGDFFDVEKSPKMTFASTALRPNGDDYTLVGELTIKDVTRPIEFAVDFLGVDQNAYGQTIIGFEATASISRKDWGIDFNVPLEGGKLLVGDKVDIHLDVQAALQA
- a CDS encoding SDR family oxidoreductase, yielding MKGRTAIVTGASRGIGLAVAQRLVADGARVVITGRTQETLDQAVEALGGEQNALAVAGKAADPEHRAQVVEAALTTYGSIDLLVNNTGINPIYGSLLDVDSAVAAKMVDTNVLATIAWVKACRDAWMGEHGGAVVNLSSVAGLAPSPGIGWYGATKAMLSRVTMELAVELAPAIRINAVAPAVVKTKFAGALYEGREHDVAASYPLQRLGRPEDVGSLVWFLLSDEASWITGQTVTIDGGLTLNGGIVQ
- the ettA gene encoding energy-dependent translational throttle protein EttA → MAEFIYTLRNVRKAHGDKVVLDNVTLNFLTGAKIGVVGPNGTGKSSLFKIMAGLDQPSNGEARLAEDATVGILLQEPPLTEGKTVLENVEEGVGDTKQKLDRFNEISAELADPDADYDTLLAEMGDLQTELDHRNAWDVDAQLEQAMDALRCPPADAIVDNLSGGERRRVALCKLLLQQPDLLLLDEPTNHLDAESVLWLEQHLQKYPGAVLAITHDRYFLDNVAEWILEMDRGKTYGYEGNYSKYLETKQERLVVEGRKDAKRQKILERELEWVRSNAKGRQSKSKARLARYEELAAEAERAKKLDVDEINIPPGPRLGSTVLEVSKLVKGFGDRKLIDGLSFSLPRAGIIGVVGPNGVGKSTLFRMIVGEEIPDQGTLRLGDTVRISYVDQSRGGLDPQKTVWQQVSDELDYIKVANFEMPSRAYVASFGFKGPDQQKPTGVLSGGERNRLNLALTLKMGGNLLLLDEPTNDLDVETLQSLEDALLDFPGCAVVISHDRWFLDRVATHILAWEGTDEDPAKWFWFEGNFASYEANKIERLGAEAARPHRVTHRKLTRD